One Aspergillus oryzae RIB40 DNA, chromosome 2 genomic window carries:
- a CDS encoding uncharacterized protein (predicted protein) — MRESLQAFIFSMLLLGCNIAPAHARIPASAFRSGRLRSYNDTPIYNPDAAKPGCPSLTGNITVNAYQLYPEHADFDENDCLVYLSALYNSTVAVYDPYKKKMVNTIQLPGLSGDPTLHMSGVVVDPQGLLSVIVDAGAAFDTQGQDISGDNFLVKVDPSRGQVLWRKNLTEVTNGVYGGYQDAAHDTRGNTFVVGTFPASIVKVGPNGSTAIPWYLQPQPNQTVPGLSGLAVKGDILLGTDGSDGQLYRFNMTDEMGHKIHVPLRGRNATRIGNSLDGILLPKQFNGTVLLVSDTTDGTIVLRSADGLWTSAEMVGTVPNLYASQNGFSVDNVEIGGSLYSVTEFFLDEKVPGTLAGNRTQFPLVDITQQVLRLLK; from the exons ATGAGAGAATCACTCCAAGCTTTCATCTTTTCGATGCTCCTCCTTGGATGCAACATTGCTCCCGCACACGCGAGAATACCAGCGTCCGCTTTCAGAAGTGGACGGTTGCGCTCTTACAATGATACGCCGATATACAACCCAG ATGCTGCCAAGCCTGGATGTCCTTCTCTCACGGGGAACATCACCGTCAATGCCTACCAATTGTATCCGGAACATGCCGACTTCGATGAGAATGACTGTCTAGTCTATCTAAG CGCCCTCTACAATAGCACTGTCGCTGTTTACGATCCttacaagaagaaaatggtgAATACTATACAGCTTCCGGGACTCTCTGGTGACCCGACACTCCACATGAGTGGCGTTGTGGTGGATCCTCAAGGTCTACTCTCGGTCATCGTGGATGCCGGCGCTGCCTTTGACACTCAAGGCCAAGATATTTCAGGCGACAACTTCCTGGTTAAGGTTGATCCAAGCCGTGGTCAGGTCCTTTGGAGAAAGAACCTTACTGAAGTAACGAATGGCGTGTACGGTGGCTACCAAGATGCTGCTCACGACACTCGCGGCAACACCTTTGTCGTGGGCACTTTCCCGGCGAGCATCGTGAAGGTTGGTCCCAATGGCTCAACTGCCATTCCTTGGTACTTGCAGCCTCAGCCCAACCAAACAGTTCCTGGCCTCTCGGGACTTGCTGTCAAAGGTGACATACTGCTTGGTACGGATGGCTCCGATGGACAGCTGTACCGTTTCAACATGACAGACGAAATGGGACACAAAATTCATGTTCCGCTGAGGGGCAGGAATGCGACTAGGATCGGTAATAGCTTGGATGGAATCCTTCTGCCAAAGCAATTCAATGGCACCGTATTGTTGGTCTCTGACACTACGGATGGAACCATTGTGCTCCGTTCAGCTGATGGACTGTGGACAAGTGCAGAGATGGTGGGAACAGTTCCCAACCTGTATGCATCTCAGAACGGATTTTCAGTGGACAACGTGGAGATTGGCGGCAGCTTGTACTCGGTCACTgagttcttccttgatgaaaaagTTCCGGGGACTCTGGCAGGAAACCGAACGCAGTTTCCCTTGGTTGATATCACACAGCAGGTGCTAAGATTGCTAAAGTAG
- a CDS encoding uncharacterized protein (predicted protein), giving the protein MKSPFVGWMLSIILLTPFAATNGLPSNSSIIVDTAPNSVRPYVLPKYKGDAIKLTSSQTIRFSITANSSDGAFSLLQHNGKASGWLSARPHTHGVTHEHLYCTRGRCQLWGQKNATNSSHEARVATPGDYGNIPPGSIHTFQLVDPDSQLTHVFHPGGFEKLFKVFSQGDHDTHGISAPYVPIPDDPSPFGPMTPREYNILVSLDLYAAPEEEYIPRRDFVNGTAGEGKQSWHGGPNTPPDDSMTPYFVAKDYGPKYLNTDIGYKVIQPLATPTQTEGNFTMGTIIMSSKLTNESISTATLPHHFALQMEEGQLAFQVQGYELVHLLHGDVAFVPAGVSFSYYATVPYTKFMYMNAGSKGLDYQLLRRSVSWDFPAYPISPGFKANITGSKFTQL; this is encoded by the coding sequence ATGAAGAGCCCATTTGTCGGATGGATGCTATCCATTATCTTGCTGACCCCTTTTGCTGCGACAAACGGTCTTCCCTCTAACAGCAGCATCATCGTTGATACGGCGCCCAATTCTGTGCGTCCATATGTCCTTCCGAAATATAAGGGAGATGCAATAAAGCTTACCTCGTCCCAAACGATCCGCTTCTCCATCACTGCCAACTCGTCCGACGGTGCCTTTTCGTTGCTGCAACATAACGGCAAAGCTTCAGGCTGGTTATCAGCTCGGCCACACACTCATGGAGTGACACACGAGCATCTCTACTGCACCCGTGGGCGTTGTCAGCTCTGGGGACAGAAGAATGCCACCAATTCCAGCCACGAGGCGCGTGTCGCTACACCTGGTGATTACGGCAATATCCCCCCAGGTTCCATCCACACATTCCAGCTGGTCGATCCTGACTCACAACTTACGCATGTCTTCCATCCTGGCGGTTTCGAGAAACTCTTCAAGGTCTTCAGCCAAGGAGACCACGATACCCATGGCATCAGCGCACCCTATGTTCCCATTCCAGATGATCCTTCCCCCTTCGGGCCGATGACGCCCCGGGAATacaacatcctcgtctcGTTGGACCTGTACGCAGCACCAGAGGAGGAATATATTCCGAGGCGCGACTTTGTGAATGGCACAGCTGGTGAAGGCAAGCAGTCTTGGCACGGTGGGCCGAACACCCCTCCCGACGATTCGATGACTCCATACTTCGTTGCCAAAGATTACGGCCCGAAATATCTCAACACTGACATCGGTTACAAGGTTATCCAGCCGCTCGCAACCCCCACACAAACAGAAGGGAATTTTACCATGGGAACCATTATCATGTCAAGTAAGCTGACGAACGAGTCCATCTCGACGGCGACATTGCCGCATCACTTTGCTCTCCAAATGGAGGAGGGCCAGCTTGCTTTCCAGGTACAGGGCTATGAGTTGGTGCATTTGTTGCATGGTGATGTGGCGTTTGTCCCCGCCGGGGTGTCCTTTTCATACTATGCCACTGTGCCCTATACCAAGTTTATGTATATGAATGCAGGAAGTAAGGGGTTGGATTACCAGTTATTGAGGAGGAGCGTGTCCTGGGACTTTCCCGCATATCCCATATCTCCCGGGTTTAAGGCTAACATTACTGGAAGCAAGTTTACCCAGCTGTGA
- a CDS encoding uncharacterized protein (predicted protein) translates to MAQNLNVTPDVQIEPLFRQAFNYADKSNTLRLEDWLSILTLCLSPLIAHVLSGVPTVVRRCPSPPTWLDTLCLYNPTTILWRYLAIVDRRVRYRHHWDAADMAATNALFWTSHGFDGSEDMMRQSRTFCTRIPHHHRTEVWSIDSIKTVIITLQGIQALVVLVRGVMALANIGNQPFNATISMSTIFYPLAVLGLLRLFAAPWLTENYTYNEHETYESSRILAQHIMHIPSSDGASYAAVRTSPDTKNAPPSNTSLLPRSSMAMRDPSPDVYARPKGFHLPAQAVAVAVRCCYLGLMTAILAICVCYMIPYNGALMILTQPASSSVLWLLIVMYIVFILVSIILFVTYLIRCGRDTTTVIPCLRTWWYRAYTLIFITAAIALIVLSGVYTRRTSCGQLTVFPAEFDQEVCNGTPMQVDKGIGPFGIVTQAPGLTPETWILPLEGWCSGTLTGEILPVVSVS, encoded by the coding sequence ATGGCTCAGAATCTAAATGTCACTCCGGATGTACAAATCGAGCCGCTATTCCGGCAGGCTTTTAATTATGCCGACAAATCCAACACCCTGAGGCTAGAAGACTGGCTCTCTATCCTGACGCTCTGTCTGTCTCCATTGATTGCCCACGTTCTTTCGGGTGTTCCGACCGTCGTACGACGATGCCCGAGTCCCCCGACGTGGCTCGACACGCTTTGCCTATACAACCCCACCACTATCCTATGGAGATACCTCGCTATCGTGGATCGCCGCGTGAGGTACCGACATCACTGGGATGCAGCGGACATGGCAGCCACGAATGCGCTGTTTTGGACGTCACACGGCTTCGATGGTTCCGAAGACATGATGAGGCAAAGCCGAACCTTCTGCACGCGGATCCCACATCATCACCGCACGGAGGTCTGGTCAATAGATTCCATTAAGActgtcatcatcaccctgcAGGGTATTCAAGCCCTCGTCGTTTTGGTTCGTGGTGTCATGGCGTTAGCCAATATTGGCAATCAACCGTTCAACGCAACCATCTCTATGAGTACTATTTTTTACCCCCTTGCTGTCCTTGGTCTGCTTCGGCTGTTCGCTGCTCCCTGGTTGACCGAAAATTATACCTACAACGAGCATGAAACGTACGAGAGCAGCAGGATCTTGGCGCAGCATATCATGCACATCCCTTCTTCGGATGGCGCTTCCTATGCCGCCGTGCGCACCAGCCCTGACACCAAAAATGCACCGCCCTCAAACACATCACTGTTACCCAGAAGCTCGATGGCAATGCGTGATCCGTCGCCCGATGTTTATGCGCGTCCCAAGGGATTCCATCTCCCCGCTCAGGCTGTCGCCGTGGCCGTCCGTTGCTGCTATCTTGGCCTAATGACTGCCATCCTGGCCATCTGTGTGTGCTATATGATCCCTTACAACGGGGCGCTGATGATATTGACCCAGCCCGCGTCCTCGTCCGTCCTTTGGCTGCTTATCGTGATGTATATTGTGTTCATTCTCGTATCGATCATCCTATTTGTCACTTATCTCATCCGGTGCGGCCGGGACACAACAACTGTTATCCCATGTCTTCGTACATGGTGGTACCGGGCATACACGCTGATCTTCATCACCGCAGCAATTGCGTTGATCGTTCTTTCCGGGGTCTACACACGGCGAACATCGTGCGGGCAGCTGACGGTTTTTCCAGCCGAGTTCGACCAGGAGGTGTGCAATGGAACACCCATGCAAGTGGACAAGGGTATCGGGCCGTTTGGGATAGTCACCCAAGCGCCAGGCCTCACACCGGAGACTTGGATCTTACCGCTGGAGGGATGGTGCTCTGGAACCTTGACAGGCGAGATTTTGCCAGTCGTATCTGTGTCATGA
- a CDS encoding uncharacterized protein (predicted protein): MPEASTPLDCGNAFRSASSPTQQVNHAVAVTDNPVAACANGSVPGNFKAGFLDSTGRSVAGIRASAFVGKQHETRAVLGQIYTWKCGGGEGVIATDVMRKYLANGEDPANMSLRRLMDATPAEQIRHASRHEV, from the exons atgcctgaggcatcaaCACCACTCGATTGCGGAAATGCGTTCCGTTCGGCATCAAGTCCGACGCAACAAGTGAACCATGCAGTTGCCGTAACTGACAACCCCGTCGCTGCCTGCGCGAACGGTTCCGTCCCAGGAAACTTTAAAGCGGGTTTTCTCGACAGCACTGGCAGGTCGGTTGCAGGAATCCGAGCCTCTGCCTTCGTTGGGAAACAGCATGAG ACCCGAGCTGTGTTAGGCCAAATTTATACTTGGAAATGTGGAGGCGGGGAGGGCGTCATAGCTACTGACGTTATGCGCAAATACCTGGCAAATGGTGAAGACCCAGCGAACATGAGCTTGAGGCGTCTGATGGATGCAACCCCG GCCGAGCAAATCCGGCATGCATCTCGTCATGAGGTATGA